A window of Pyrus communis chromosome 3, drPyrComm1.1, whole genome shotgun sequence genomic DNA:
gcttttgtttttgcgcccctccaggttctagtggtctagcaagttcggtggtttttcccagagggcgtcccggcatttctgacagacactcaccattgtagggtcaccttcgggtgtatttatgtcgtatcttttccttttggactgttgtagacttgctctgaattgtgtctcacatacactagcacttgttttagtactttgtatactagtttttaattattcgtacttttatattactatcttcatagcttccgcacgcgcacatggctacgtcaccttcgtgtgacggccagcatgccctgatctcggtcggggtgtgtcagcttggtatcagagccaggtttggcagtcctgtgtctttgtgagtattctaatagttggtgtcttctgtcagaatcatgctgcctcgtcgggaaccacgtcactctgatgagtctagtttccccgatcttactcagttgggggaagttattgctacagcccttcagacagtgatgcgccctccctagaggactcctctggagactatgtataatctgaagttggataagtttaaaggtagtgagggtcacgaaggcgcagagcgttggttggaacacatagacaagactttccgtgtgttgcataaccaggggaaccttcctatggagaggtgggtcgagacaacctcatggtttctggagatggagtctgcagcctggtgggaACAGGAGCTTCATAGGTTGACTCTagctcagaggaccgattggaatgttttcaaggacGTGTTTCAgaggagatttgtaccccctgagtatattgatcgtaagaaacaggaattcactgagttgaaaCAGCGGAAGttgacggctaacgagtattatcggAAGTTCACTGATctgtctcgttactatcctgacgtcgctggtaatccggcggagatgcttcgtcgtttccgtttaggcactaggaagagatggcgttctatggcgactactactcactgtgagtcctaccaggaattctatgagatactgttgaggatagaggactctgagaatatgtcgagtgacagtgatgaaaagaaagatgacaaagggaaAGGTCAAAtgtcgcttgggcctcgccagACGCaaaacttcaagaggggtggtgctagttcaagttcgtctagtggtggtttcagtacCTCTGGACAGGGACgaggaggtaggttttatggaggtgctcgaggccagagacaaggtgatggtggccgaaGCCGAGTTCCattttgccgtaggtgtaataaccgacatttcggcgagtgcaggCATAGCAGCGGTGgttgtttcacatgtggacaggtgggacatagagcggtgaattgtccccagggtcagcagcagaggCCACAGCAGAACTATATGCtgccacctgcaccgattcggcaaatccagggtccgagtaattatggttaagcaggtagaggtggtgcttatcactatcagggtgatgctgttccctatgctccgggacaatatcagtacccccaggacccgtattcacaaggtggttatcccccgtatcccagcaACTACATGCCATATCCTTCAGCTCCaacgggtggttctcagtggtaccaaggaggacagtatcagcagagtgagattgctactagtagtgcagggtcttcgagacagttgggtcagcccagtcaggggcgtggagctcaaggtcgcggtgttcaatcgagca
This region includes:
- the LOC137728360 gene encoding uncharacterized protein, whose amino-acid sequence is MERWVETTSWFLEMESAAWWEQELHRLTLAQRTDWNVFKDVFQRRFVPPEYIDRKKQEFTELKQRKLTANEYYRKFTDLSRYYPDVAEDSENMSSDSDEKKDDKGKGQMSLGPRQTQNFKRGGASSSSSSGGFSTSGQGRGGRFYGGARGQRQGDGGRSRVPFCRRCNNRHFGECRHSSGGCFTCGQVGHRAVNCPQGQQQRPQQNYMLPPAPIRQIQGPSNYG